Part of the Acropora palmata chromosome 10, jaAcrPala1.3, whole genome shotgun sequence genome, CACAAGACCGTTGAAATTCTTCCCATTCTTTTAAGCATTTCGACTTATCGCCAAGATTTCTATCCAGACACTCTTTCAAGGCTTGGTGATCGCACGACGGGTTTGTCAATTTTCtagacattaaattttgtgcaCCACTATCCGCCATATTGTAAATTATCCAGCATTCCTTTCGCTGCTCAGTGTTTGCTCATGCGCAGATTAGTCGCTTTGCATCATGGGCTGGCCGTTTTACGAAGTGCATGAAATCGAGCGGTGTTTGAGCTTCAAAAATTGATAGACTGTGAGAGAAAGAGGCTATTCTGTGGTGATTTTTGCGGTCTAAGAACCGCTTGTGAAGGTGACAAGTAGTAGAGAACGCAAGGTGATCTTAAGGTgggattttcttttcatttagtGTCGTAATATTTTGGAAACTGGCGTAATTCTCCTTGAAAAAGGTACTGCATATAGTAAGTTCAGGGCATGGGTGGGTTTAGCTAGCACTCTAAAAATATGCGTAATATTAAGAGCGACTGTCCGATAGGCACTtaggtcttttttttctgaaaagcaTCATTGTTCTGAATTACTATTGTATTTAGTTGTCTATGAATGAGACTGAAGCGAAAACGATCTTTCAATCTAGAAGGCTCGATATGCAATGGACCTGGTTAGAGGACTTTGTTCATTGATCTTGTTCAGTAAAGCGATATGACGATTTTTGTACAGCCATGATTCGAGCCTTATAACTTCGCTAGTCAAGGAACTTATGTATTATATCATTTAGTTGACTTTGTTTCGTCTTTATTCGGGTCTCAGGCAATACAAAGAGTCGCTATTAGACATGGAATGAGAGACATGGTTTGCGTACTCAGATCGCTTATGGAGGAATGTTTTCAGTGGAACCCAAGATCGTAGACGCTTGTTACAGGAACAAACGTTGATTAAAGATTCTACGGAAATCGTGAGACATGGTTCTTACTCCCAGACAAAAAGAGGAGCTGTAAGTTtcactttctttaatttgtgtACAATATTTAGTGTGCAAATAAGTTTCGACTTACTTTGTTTGAGTCGCGTTTCATTAACATCCTCAAACTTTGTCGTTGTCTAAATTGTCCGTTGTGACAAATTATTGGGATGACTTTACTATTATACTGGATCAGGGTGGGTTTTGAGGCATGAAAGTTCGTCAGGAACAGCTGGATAACAATGAAATTCTGGAGGTGTGGATTTTGATGAGCAGTACTCATAGATTTCGAAGTTTTGTGAAAAGAACGTTGAAAAGTAACTTGAATTTTGGAATTGATTGCAGGCACAAAGCCATAGCAGATTATCTTTTCCAATGTGGGTTTGAAGATGCTCTAAATGCCTTCAAAAAGGATGCTAACATGGTGAGATCTCTAAACCACCTGACAGTGGTTATTAGTGTAGAACACACTTAAGCTTGCATGGTTTCAAATTCCCCTGTGATCATACTGAATTTTAGACTTCCCAAAGTTCATTAACTTAGGCAGGTGATCCGAGTTGTATGACATTATATAGATTCTTCATTTGTGAAACTTGTCACCAATGTAAAATAATGCATTAACTACAGTTGTCCTCTAGAACTGTAGGCAAATTAATGTTCTTTGTTATTGTGGCATTGACTTTATTAGTGTTAAAAGAGGTTCTTTCAATGTGTAAATTGTGCTATTGAAAGATTTTCATAAACTTTGTTAGCTACAACAGGCTTTGAAGATGGTCCATAATAATGTTTTACAGTTATGTTCTTCACCAGGCTATAGTGGTTGCGCTTGTGGTATTCTATTTAATGACTatgtaattattctttttttgccATTAGTATTTGTTGGTCACAcacttcttccttttttttttatcttgtttgttttcctgtaTTCATAGCTTCCACTGAAGTTCTGTTTCCTTTGTTAGGAAACTGGATTCCATTGAATTTATTCCATAGAATTAATTTATTGAATGGTTCAGCTCTGCTGATGAAACTGTGCGAAcattaacaatattaatactGCAATTGAAGTGTCAAATAGATGTTGCAAGTCAAAATTATTCTCACCTGGTTAGATTTGTGTTTTAATAATGATATTCAGTAGTagacaaaacagtttttttttcaatggggttaacaataattttgacctgcaATTCATTATGAAGGCAATTATACAGATCCTCTTGTTGTCATCTGATTGATAAACAATATCAAAAGTTTAGCCATGCTTCATCCTCAAGTGAAGCTTCCTGACTTACGGGACATACATGTAGTGCCTTGAGTGGCTTTTGATTAAAGTTATTGCTTGAAGAAGGTTAAAGAAGTAATGAAAAGCTAACATCTGACTTATTCTTTGTCACCTGATTACCAGCATCTGTTTCAGCTGTTTCCCatgttttataacattttaTTGTCTATACACAGACATAACCAATACTTTTTACagcaaacattttctttgggTTTGTAAAAAATTTCTTAGGAAAGTCGTGGTTGTTGCACCAATTTTTGTTGAAAGCAAGTGAATGATGGATGAGGAAAAAACTGTGCAAAGTCATTCCTAAGGCTTGCCAATTTGCTCCTTAAACTAAACCATTTGGGTAAGATGGGTTGGTTTCTTTGCATAAAAAGTTGACATTCAATATATTGTCTTCTGTTCTTTCCTCAGCCTGGGGAGCTAGATAAAAAATATAGTGgccttttggaaaagaaatggacaTCTGTAATCCGTCTTCAAAAAAAGGTTGGAGATTTCATAGTTTCCAGTGTGATTTTGCCTTGATGTGACTCATTGGTGTAAAATGTACTTCTAGGTGATGGATTTAGAAGCAAGATTATCAGAGGCAGAGAAGGAAGCCAGCACAGGTGAAACTTAAATAGAATGGTGCCACCTTCAGTACACttgtccttttattttttattgtcagTTTGTAATTGAATGATGATGAAACATCACAGTTTATTCTTCTGCGGAGTTTGTTTTTATAAATAGACACAAAATATACTGTTTGATATGTATCAAAACTTGCATGCTGGATTTAGAGAAGTATTTTTCTGATtaccttcttttgttttgtaggTTCAGTATTAACAAAAAATCGTTCCCCAGAAGATTGGATGCCTAGACCACCAGAAAGGTGACTGCTCATCAgaatatgttttgttttcactcaGACAGTTATCACACTACTGCTGATGAGTGATCAAATCAGTTTGGAAAATGTTTGACGAAGCACTCATTAATGTTATCTTGCATTGCAATGTGTGGCAGAGGTTAACTTTGATGTTGTGTTAGGTGTCACGTATCCCTCCATGACTTACATTGTTTACCCTTTCAGTAACACTAGATCCCCAACTTGTGATCTTAATACTGTGGTGAATGATGTCCACTGTAGCACTTGGTGGGCAACTAATCAGGgttttcattaacttttgaagTAGAAGGGCACTGCCTTGTGAGTAGGCAGGTACCCTGTGAAACTGAGGGCCGAAGCCCTGAAACTGTAGGGGGGTCcgggggtatgctcccccggaaaatttGTAGAACTTAAGTCTCCCAGGAGTGCATTTTCCAGCAATGTGGGAAAGAAATCTTCGTTTTGTTATCACTCATACCTAACCTAGTTATGGTAAAAACGAATGGTACTCTGGCCTGTCTGGgagaatttgtttattttactaCACCGCTATACCTGCCGTTGTTCTCAGAACCTTCGTTCTTTCAGTTAGATAACgtctttactttcttttttttttttaccttaaacCGGAGATTTAAGAACGTCTTCATTTCTTTACCTGAGTTACAGGACTGGAATCCTGATTTTTGTAAACTTAAAGGGAAACGAAGATCAGCAGGAAAAATCGGGGAGTTAGAGAAATTGAGGGTACACTTCTGAACTGAGGGAAGAAAACTAGTTTGAGTCCGAGTTATCGGAAGTTTCGAAATATCGAAGGTTCGAGAAAGCGGGATTCCAGTTTCTAAATTCTTAGGGCCTGTACGTACAGGCCGTAGAGGATTTTcatgtttgaaattttttatttgtactctgaaaaatacaaataattgttatgaacAGTTTAAGTAATGGAAAGCATAGAAAGCATTGCGagtgtaatttttcaaaaaaccttTTCACGTGTCGTAATCCAATCGGAAAACaagcttaaatttaattttcagggTCATTGCACTTTAACTTTTCATGTGCAAATGAGTGCTTGCGTGTTTCGCTCAAAGGAATGTGTAAACAATACAAGTGTAATGAAATGCTTAGAACTAAACTTTTGACTTCTTGTATGCAAATggcaaaaaattattcagGACGCCTTgagcttttcttttgcttgccATGATAACTGTAAATCAATGAATTCGTAGAACGCACATGCTTTTAAACGTGCGGCACGTCACGTGCAAGAGTTATGCAATAGCTTTTCGGACACGTCCTGGAAACGCGATTTACAAACGCAACATCGCACAACGCTTTATTAATCGAAGTAAACTTTCTTTCCACGATTTCATTGcaattaattgataaataaGTGCAGAACAAAGGCTTTAAATTTACAGGGAAGAGTTAATATTTAGTTGaggttgataatttttttgttgctgtttttttttttttaatttcacacTATAAGTAGCCGGGTACTCTGCTCAAGGTAGACGGGTGCCGGTACCCGGGACCCGGCTTCTAATAAAAACCCTGAACTAATAGTGTTCTGGTATCAAAATTTGCTAatcaaaatgaacattttgGCACCTTGCCTTGGTATCTGTCAAAAGTGA contains:
- the LOC141893795 gene encoding uncharacterized protein LOC141893795 translates to MADSGAQNLMSRKLTNPSCDHQALKECLDRNLGDKSKCLKEWEEFQRSCAEKRRKLQEKQDATSCDCF